GGAGGGTAGGCCACTTAGGGCTTCTTTGTGCTTTGtctcattatattttattttgtttattcattgtcttcagtcattttttgtgATTCATGATTGATTAGGCATGTTTGTTCTTTCTTAAGTCCTTTGAGGCTTGCTTTTGTGAAGAAGGGCCATATAAATCGACTTAGCTTGACTTGATGACAGTGGGTTGTCATGTCCTGTGCAATCCAGTATTAGACATAAATGTCAAATGCCCTACAGAAATCATATCCTGATGTCAAGGTCCTCAGCATCAGTTGTAAccagattgttttatttgtacacATAGCTCAACAAAAGGATAAAGTAAAAAGAAATGCATATTCCCcataacaaacaatgaaaacactgTCTACAGACATATCATTAACTAGTATGGTGTTATTCTTAGACATGTAGATGTTCTGAAATATCCAATATGACTGAAATACATGTAGCCAATTAATAATGAATCTAATATGCTGTTCTGGCTCAACAAAAGATGGAAGACCAAAAGATCGGTAAAGAACTGGGCCTATCAAACCAAACAGAATTGGGGGTCAAGGTCACCTTCATGTAACAATCAGtatgggcaatatggacaaaatgaaatatcacaataacgctgaccaaatacctcaatatcgatattgtgacgatatgactgctggtgctttcataagctatttacacacaacagatttttgataaacaatcaatcaaacaatcatAATGTGGCTATGATGATCAAGCAGTTAGAGAGAAATAATAAACCAGTTAGAGCAAACTAATAAGCTAAGAAAATTTCATTCCTTTACTGCAATGCAGAcgttaaaaccaggaaaagacaacacttgaCACTTGATCatgatattataataattaaaatcccAGATAATATCAAGTTGCATATCACGATATTGATGAGATATTGATATATTGTCCAGCCCTGCCAACCAGTAAACTGAAGTGGCTTGGGACAAAATTTCAGTAATCAAAGAGTTATATTTTCATAATAGCATGCACAATAGGTTAAGAATGAAACAGAAcattttgtgtggaaaaaaagtgagTATCTACTCAGTAAGGCTTGAAGAGTCCATCAATTTTTCAACAATGAGCATCTAGAAGCTCTTTAACACAGAGGCCATCACCATATTCTACAATGACCATCTTAAATTTACAGTGTGTACGTCACAATGCATATAACACCTTTCTAtacagtaaagagagagagagagggagagagagagagagagaaagctacAGATCTCACAACAGACAGAGCTTTCctgcccaaacaaacaaacaaaacaaaacaaaaaaaaaaacctctcctgTCTACATGGGTGTAAATGCACAACAGTTTTAGAGGTCAACCCAGAACACACAGGAGCAGGTAGCCTGATAGCTGCTCCATAGTCAGTTCCCACATAGATTCCCATTGTCAGCgaaatggaaaggaaaaaacacacaatgagaAACACACATAACAACACATAGAGTGAGGTcacaaagtgtgtgtctgttgctgaaatctgttatttttcataatttaccAAATATGAATGATATTTTCATATTGAGTTACTTAGTGTCCAAGAGCATATTATTAACTgatacatgtatatttttagaCATCCATGAGTATGAAACCTTGAGTGTTGAAACTTCTGTAGCCTGTCAAGGACCTGAGGTATGTGGTAACATCGGATTCCCTAgaaatttaaatgacatttgatgTCCAGCAAATAAAGTTTACTGTTTTGCTCATAATGAATGTCAAACAATGTTTTACAAGTAAATATAGgaggaataaaataattcacCCTAATGATGAATTTAAATGCATTGAGAGCTTAAGTATTTTATGACAACTTTGTCTCACTTATTTTGCAGGTCTCGGGACAAATCACAGGTCTGCTTGTGGGGCTTAGCATGGCAAACTTAAGGTACACTGTGATTAAGGTACACTGTGACCATATCAAGTTTTAAACAGTCTTGATTCTCAGCAGAtactaaaaatacatttgtttttgaattatTATAGTGAAGGAATATCATATGTTGGTTGGGAAGTACTATTTGGCAAAAAATGCATTAGTTTttaaaacataatgaaacaaaaacaatcttCATAGTTAACTCAGGGTTTTGGACCTTATGGTTGAGACATGTGCACATACTTACGTATACACTCACATGAAAAAATAGCAAACAATAGATTGCTTCTCAGAAAACAAGGAACAGAGGTCTGCTTTTTCATCAAAAAGCTGTAGCCCCAGACAGAAATGGtctaattcttttttcttttttttttttttttaatctttgccAGGCGACAGTCTGGAGGTGAACATGCgtttggtcctgtgtgtgtgcgtgtctgtccgcagctaatctcacataTTACCAGGCCTATCAGCCTGAACCTTTTTGTGCACACATATAATTGTCTGATCAAGGACCTCtagtggttgtggtgattcaaaaccttttgaAAACTCAGCTTCACCTAAGTCCACGCACCAAAGAAGAGGAGTTACACAGGCAGGGGCCCAATATTTTCCCTTCTCTGGTGGTCggactcagaaaaaaaattaaaggttaACACTGGGAAAGGGGAAACATGCGGgcagtgcctctgtattttttcttctcccatTAGGTGAAAAAGAGGGTGGTTTGTTGAATGTACTCTTCTAGTTTTCTGACAGTGCTTTGGTTGGTAAAACGCTGTCACATGGCGAGAATACCTGCATGTTTTACTGAGTCCAGATATGGATTCTAAACACACAATTGACTCAACTTGGGTCCTGGTTTTAGAGAGCTGAAGTATCCCTGTCTCAGAGAAATGTCTGAGTGATGGTGCTCTCTGTTATTAGATTGTGAGAGTCACAGCTGTGACAGAACCAAACATATTTAGAATTCCACCCTTCTTCCTGGTGTAAATGATGTCACATGCAATGACGCTTTAAATGAAGTTTTATAACCATGTTTGTGAACAAAGACCACGCCTTGAATATCCCTTCATACTCAACCCTTACCCCCATCACCCCATCGCTCTATACCTTCATCCCTCATCCTTCCCCCTGAACCCTCAATATATCGTCTCAGTTATCCATCATACAATAAACTATTTCAAATTAGTATCCTGTTGGTGTGGTCTTTTGTTAGTGAAGGAGTGTTTTGACTGGTCAAGAGTATGCATACTGAATCAGGTGGCCTACAGCTTGTCAGAGAACAGCCAGTGAGTTGCCTGCCAAACTAGCCTCTGGGTCAAAAGTTCCAACACTGGATATAGCTCACCcaaagataataaataaattaataatgcaTACACATTGTTAAACAATGAATGGCACAACGGTAGGGAAGGTCGAGCTTTCACTCCTTCAAGCTTTGGACCATGTAACCATcacataacaacaaacaaacaaaacaaacaaataaatgaagctCCCTTTTGGAAACCAGTATGAAATCTTTCCTGACTGAGTAGAGGAACAATCCTCCTGATGCCTTATTTAAATGTTGTTAAAACATATTAACAGAAGTTATAGCATATTTCATAGTTTATCCTTTATTTGAAAGAAAGGGGGTCATTTTGCCCTCAAAAAACTGTCACATATAGTTTCATGAATAAATTAAGAGATGGCAAACATGCAACGAGATATTGAATATCATCCACACCATAGGGTCTTTGAACAATCCAAAGAATCACTGGGTATCCATAAAGGCAAAGGCGGCATCAGTAATGGCATCAATATGAATATCTCCTCAGACAGATGAAGCACCTTGTCCATAAGTTGGAGACGGTCCCACTAGCAATATTACTGACATATTATCTTGATTGCTCAGTGACTGGGGCAAAGACTCACTTCTGGATACTGTTAGACTGGACTTGACTGACACCTTGTGGCCTTTTTGTTGCcgctgcaacaaaaaaaaaaaaaaaatgtctgtcacaCGGCTCCTGCATTGTTCTAGGTGTCTGTCATGAGGTATTTAGCAGATTTAACGGGACGGTGTGAGACCCGTTATGTCTCTGATCCCAACCCTGAAGTCATGTGCAAATAGACATGAAGCCTGTTGGACATTCCCTGGGGCCAAGTGCACGCTCAAACACACTCCGTCTGTCTGCACGCCCATATTtgtcttcactgtgtttttctcccgGCCTCCCTGGAAATAAACTGTTGACGGCGAGTGAAATGAAGCTAAACAGGCTGACTGGCACAAAGATTTCTATTTATAAGACTCGACTGGACCCCCCtcctccaacccccccgccccctccccccacTTGCTCATCCTACATTACGTCATTGGGACCTGCGTGCACTTGTCGATCGCAGGGAGCTCCTGGACTCACCGTCTACGAGTAAAGCATGCACCGGGAAGAAATATTCAACAAGCCTTCGCATTTGCATGACCTAAATTGGGTTTATATTTGTAAATAAGCCGACGGGGATATTTTAAAacggaaataaataaaagaaaagaatacaGTATAGGCGGGACTTCCTTCTTGCGCTGCGAGTCCGGCTGTTTATCTTGGTGTGCGGAGCAAGGCAGGGACCGTGCTGAATCAGATAACAAGGTAAGCGCTCTTGTTGACAGTTATGGTGCCTTGGACTAATATGTGCATCGAAATGCAGCTGTCCGTCTCGGGGCCTCTGCCGTGTAGCTTCAGCTAACACACTTCCTTTTGCAGTCGACACGGTCCCCAGTATCTGTGGTGCTCTTATTGTCGAAAGGCAGAGCTTAGCTTAGCATGGCTTGCTACATTGTAACCACTTCAGCCCCATACAGTGACAAATGAAGCCGCGTATCTGCAGCGGAGTGCTGAAATGCAGAACCCGGTTCCAGCTCCAGTAAGGTTAACTGGCTTTTGGAAAGCTCCGTTTCACTGTTAGTTAGTTAGCATTCGCCATGTCTTCAGTCTATCAAATTTGCCGTGACATCATTACCCTCCTGACCTGTCATATTTGCAATGCACGTGCATTTATATACCAGTTAAGTGGTGTGTTTAGGGTGCTATGTGCAGCCCAACTCCTCTGGATTCATGTGTCACTCTTGGTCAGCCAGTGTCTATGCTGATATATGTGTGGAGGCATATTAACCCTATGAGTGGGGTCAATGGCTCAACCTAGCTCACCAAGTCctccctgtgctgtttttgttttttgtgacagCTGCCTTGGTCACCCCAGACGACACTATGCTTGGCTGCACACTGAGAGGAGGCTCCTGTCCCCTGGTCTGCCTGTGGGCCCTGCTCCTGCCTCTGGTCTCCCTCCATAGCTTGAACCAGCATGGACACAGGGGCCGCGATGTCAGAGACCACCCCAAGTTGCTGCTCGTGTCTTTCGATGGCTTCCGCTGGGATTACGTCGACCGAGTCCCGACTCCTAACTTCCATGCCCTGATGGATGAGGGGGTGAGGGTGGAGAAGGTGGAGAACACATACATTACCAAGACCTTCCCCAACCACTACAGTTTGGTGACGGGGCTGTACGCTGAGACACATGGGATTGTGGCCAATGAAATGTATGACCCTGTTCTGAACCGGTCTTTTTCCATGGAGACGGACAGTATTTATGATCCGCGGTGGTGGGATGAGGCAGTACCTCTCTGggtgaccaatcagagagcaggacagaggagcGGTGCAGCAATGTGGCCAGGGTCTGATGTGGAGATCAACGGGACATACCCCACTAGGTATCTTCCATACAATGCCTCAGTCCCATTTGAAACCCGGGTGGAGCAGATTATTGAGTGGTTCTCTGCGCCCGATGAAGAAGCGGTGGATTTTGGAGTTCTGTACTGGGAGGAGCCGGATGAGAGTGGCCACAACCTGGGACCTGAGAGTTCCCTCATGGATGTAGTCATCGTCAACATTGACGAGAAGCTCGGCTTCCTCAGGAACGAGCTGAGGAAGGCAGGGCTGTATGAGAAAGTGAACCTCATCGTCACCAGTGACCACGGGATGACGCAGCTGTCCCCTGATAAGATTATAGAGTTGGATGTGTATGTGAGCCGAGATCTGTACACATGGGTGGATAAGAGTCCAGTGGTTGGAATACTTCCCAAAGAAGGTATCAGCTTTGGCCATCTTTCACATGCAAAGTTGTCAATAAATGTggttaatgtttaatgttgcaGCACCTTCATATCCATAATTATGATGTAATTAGATGATAAAGAAACTATGGCTAAACACACAAGCCCTATTTCTTTGTTATTGTTTAATGTTTAGCGTACATCAGTCTGGTCATTCAGTATATCTGAAGTCAGGTAACTGATTTTCTATAATTTTAAGAGTctgcagttgttgttgctgcCAAAGTGCTGAATTTCTTGGTATGTTTACAAGTCAACCTTGAATATCTGTAGCTGAGCATTTGTTAACATTGGCTGGCGCCTCTTTTGCAGGGCATTTTGAGGACGTATATAGTAAGTTGGCGGATGCAAACCCTCACATGATGGTTTACAAGAAGGTGGAAGTTCCCGAGCATCTCCATTACAAGCACAATATCCGGATCATGCCCATTATCATTGAGGCTCAAGAAGGCTGGACTGTCATGCAGAACAGGACGGGACGCTTCATGTGTATGTAGCAAACTATTAATCGTATAAATGTGTTGAGACAGCACTCCAGTTTCTGGCTGCACGCATCAAACAGGAGTTTTCAGTTTGCAAAGAGTAGTTTATATCATCAGCTCTCCTGTAGTCTATTTATAGCTTTGGGCGagattaaaatgcatttcatgtcAGTATGAACCTAAGAAAAGCTCACGTTAAATCGGCTGTAGttaagtcacaaaaaaaaaaaaaaaaaaagcttattccCTAGAATTTGTCGTCGAAGTAGGAAATGGGGCCAAGGCAGGTGAGGTTTCTTCCTGTAATATCAAAAGCAGTTACTGCTCTATCTCCAGTTCTCTTTCAGTACAATGTGAAATACTTGCTTTTGATTTGTATGGCATGATACCAGGACACATTTCAAAAGTTGCTCATATAGTAGTTTGATTTGTGAGAGAGCAACAAGGCTAGATGATGATTTTCAGTCATttgtagggctgggcaatatagaCAAAGTCACATTATTCTTCTCAGAATATctcaatattaatattatgacAGTATTGTAAGGATGGCTGTGGGTGCTTTCAATAAGATATTAACACACTAGACATTTTTGATGAACATTCATTAGTAATGTAGATGTTGCCAAGCAGGTCAATAAATTAATCAGCTACAACAGTCCTTTACTCCAAAGGCAGTTTTATAAGATGAGTAATTATTTATGTCATATCACAGTGTTACAATATCCAAGATCCCAGTTGATATCTAGATTTGTATCATGATACTGATATAATGTCGATGTCTTAGTCATTTGTAGCAGTGGTAATAACTGTCGAGCACTGGAGTCCCTCTATCTATTGTTGATTAAGAATGAAAGAATAATAGATATCAAACTATTGTGCAGCTTCATAGAATTAACCAGTgcattgtcttttttctgtAGTGGGAAACCACGGCTATAACAACAGTTTGCCCAGCATGCACCCTGTGTTCGTGGCCCGCGGCCCAGCCTTTCGCCAGGACTACGTCAAGACCTCCATGCGCTCTGTTGACCTTTACCCTCTCATGTGCCACATCTTGTCCCTTCGCCCTTTACCGAACAACGGCTCCCTCGCTAATGTGCGGGACCTGCTGTCCCCGGAGCCCACTACCCCCACACCCAGCGTCCCAGCCAGGGTGCCCAGTTATTCCTATGCCCCCGCCGTGGGGTCTCTGCTCGGTGTGGTGATGGTGCTGGGCTTTCTAGTGGTGTACATAAGACAAGTGACTCTCAAACAGCTGCCGTCGCTACCTCtcagaagcagggagatgtccCAGCCCCTACTGCAAGAAGACCTGCACCTGTAggtgaggaaaaagaaagaatgaatagcgaaaaaaaaagaagaagaggaggtaTTACTCCCTAAGCTGGTCTGCTTTGTCCAGAAGCATCCCCAAACCCTTCCCTTACCCTGCCCAGTGCCACCACCCTGGTCATTTTGCGATTTGGAGATCGGAGAGAAAAGTCTTCTGACAGTGGCTATGtctccatgtaattttctttaGGGGAACATCTGCATTTAACACCGGCTTGCTCGACTTGCGGATAAGGGAACGGTGTCCGGGGTTTGCTTCTGGTGCAGGCTTAATCAAGATTCTAAACCTTTACATGAGCTTTGTAGTGGCTTTgctttgattgtgttttttaccCAGTTTCATCTCgtcattttcatcatcacagCATTAGTTAAAGTTCCAAGCAGAGAGTGGAATTTTGCCCGGTGATAACTGGAAAATATGAATGTgggtgggcaaaaaaaaaaaaaaagaaaaagaaaaagaaaaaaaaagcacggcTAAGATGGTATTAATAGAGTAGCTGCGACCGGATAAAGtgtatttgacattttcaaatctaTGCAAACCGGATTTGTCATGTCACATAGTAAAAATGAAGTAGGATTTGTCGTGTTCTTGCCACTATGTTTTCTGAGCACTGAATCAGGAGTTGCACTGAATtatgaatctgaaaaaaaaaaaaaaaaaaaaaaaaaactacagccAGTATTCAAAGCACGCTAGTGTCAGGAAGCTTTTCAGTGGCTCGCTTGAGACAATAATCTTACTCTCAAATGGTACTACTAAGCAGATATTCCACTTAAAATGTGAGACTCACTCAATGTGCCATGCTGCTACTCTCGTGTAGGTCATTCCACCTGCCCACCACAATACTACCTTGCTCTTCAGTAGTCAACTACCATTTGCCTTTTAACTTCATGGAGAAAATCTCTCTAAGGTGTGCAATCGTATGTGTGTCAGTTAgtctatttattgttttgtagttttttgtgtTGGGAAGGGCATTTTTCTGTATAGATGACTGTGTATTGCCCTCCCGGTCATAAGTTACCTGTCATAACCATGGCCATTTGTTGGTGAAATGTGAAGTGCAATTGCTGTTGGTCAGTATTTTGTCTTAGGGAATATAAGGGTTTCTTTGTTGCTTGGTGGAGAAGACAATTTCAGCATGACTTGTAAGAACTGTTCCCCTGATTTGCACTAAAGGatagaaatgaaacagaaagaagGGGCAGTAGTTGGATGCTTTTTAGGTCATGTATCATTTGCACTCCTTGTTCGTAGATGCtatttgaaacaataaaaagttAGGTGCCTCTTGCCAAAAAGCTTTTTAATTAGCATAATCATAAAAAAGTCAAGTAGAATCCAATCCTGTCAGTCTTAAttattctaatattttttaaagctcTTTTAAGAACAATTGGTTTGAATTTTGTCCTTAGGCTTTTAGATGCATTAACTAATACGGTTTACCTGTGCccaaaaaaatgacagacatCACTGTGATATACTTTTTacaaaatttaaatgaataaattgagAGCATTTATATGAAAATTGCTAATTTTCTGAGAATTGTCTTATGTTTTATGAAAGAAAAGTGTTGTCTGCTAATTTCCCCCTGATTTATTGACAGAGAAATGAAATATATCCACAGTATATTTAGATAATTCATTTGAAACTCATTGAAA
The genomic region above belongs to Myripristis murdjan chromosome 24, fMyrMur1.1, whole genome shotgun sequence and contains:
- the enpp5 gene encoding ectonucleotide pyrophosphatase/phosphodiesterase family member 5, producing the protein MLGCTLRGGSCPLVCLWALLLPLVSLHSLNQHGHRGRDVRDHPKLLLVSFDGFRWDYVDRVPTPNFHALMDEGVRVEKVENTYITKTFPNHYSLVTGLYAETHGIVANEMYDPVLNRSFSMETDSIYDPRWWDEAVPLWVTNQRAGQRSGAAMWPGSDVEINGTYPTRYLPYNASVPFETRVEQIIEWFSAPDEEAVDFGVLYWEEPDESGHNLGPESSLMDVVIVNIDEKLGFLRNELRKAGLYEKVNLIVTSDHGMTQLSPDKIIELDVYVSRDLYTWVDKSPVVGILPKEGHFEDVYSKLADANPHMMVYKKVEVPEHLHYKHNIRIMPIIIEAQEGWTVMQNRTGRFMLGNHGYNNSLPSMHPVFVARGPAFRQDYVKTSMRSVDLYPLMCHILSLRPLPNNGSLANVRDLLSPEPTTPTPSVPARVPSYSYAPAVGSLLGVVMVLGFLVVYIRQVTLKQLPSLPLRSREMSQPLLQEDLHL